TACTTGATTAAGAGACTGTGTACGTTGGATCTGGCTCTTCTCCAAAGAGGGCATTGCCCAAATAGTGTTAATAGAGGCCTATCTGAGCGACATGTGGACTGACTAATTCGAACAACTCTAGTTGTTTCTACCCACTAACCCATTATTTGAGGAAAAACTACCCAAACCCACTTGAAGCTCGACCTAACCCATTTTATTTCCCCACCCCCCAAACAATAAGAATGAAGAGGAGGAGGGATCAATTCAAAGAAACTCCTCTCCACATACCTTTGTAGAATCGACGAAAAACCTCTACCAAAATAGCCTATAAGACACATTCATCATTTATTTTACCACCACTTGCAAGTAGTCACCATTCTGAGCATAACCAACTATTATGGCCTTCCAAGTGAATAACTGGGTTTCAAGCCTTTCAACTTCATTGACTCGAAAAGTGCAACTGATTgcttaagggggtgtttggttcggtaaatcaaatggtgtatgtatcggatatgaatgtcaatcttttgatagacattcttctgaattatttttctttttgaaaaatcgtttggttacCTTAAGGCTAGTGCATGTTTCtcacgggttgagatattggcttccgtaaaGAACGTCTTTCCTcattctccttttatactaggtggtaaaaaggttgctcaaatctgagtttaagtgttgaggtgaactcagatttggaatacattctttgtaatatggtcattcatgggaagtaggatgctcacttatgagggtcatcctagtggaaccaaacaactccaaaaattaagatttatcattctaaagaatttcatcccaaagatttaccaaaccaaacaccccctaagtgTATCTCCCAAAACAGTAGCAGGATCTCTTTGACGCATTCCATCAAACAACCAAATAGCAAAGTCCATACCCCTGTATTTGTTATACATATAGATCTCAATGTATGGGTTATGAAAACATCATATTCGAAACCCATTCTGTAAATCATGCAATGGAGCTCTCTTTCTCTTATTAATGTCTATAAGATCAATAAAGGCTTTCAAATATTGGTACAAAAAATTGAATCTATTGGTAGCCAGATCCCAGCCTATAGAAAACAAGAGATAGGAAGGGGAGATGAAATCCTGATTGTAGAGAGATGAGGGGAGAGGGAACAGTTCCATGAAGGTATGAGGAGAGGAGCTTCTTTAAACAGTCAATTTCATCAAGGGTCTAGCTATTCCATAAAAGCTTCGGTGATTCCAAGCAGCCTAGCGTTCTTCTCCTTTGTTAGACTTATGTGTTTTGGGAGATGgctgaggagaagaagatatttGGATGTAAGTGGGTTATATCGTATGGAGAAAGTCGGGTTTGGGTTGACATTGGCAAACCATGGGTTAAGATACGTGAATAAAATATTGAATGAACATCGGATCTGTATAATACACGTGACACATAGTCAGGCCCCATGGGTGATGCACTCTATGGAGAGAAACAAAATATGTGTTCATAGGATTGGACTCTTCTCCTTAGCCGTGATCGCCTATGTCGTCCCATAGCTATCTAGGCGTTTGCCATGTGTTCAGGCTATGATCCAACAGCACCTACCTAGGTGTGGAGAACGAAGCACTAACAATGGCATGAAAAAAGAAATGCTGAATGCCATTGGATCGTCACCTGGCCACATGGCAAGCACCCAGGCACGATCTGGGCGATCACTGCTCAAGAGAGGAGCTAGATTAGTGTTCGTAAGGGAGGATAGTGTATTTGTCAGAACAAGGGAAGATGGTCCATATATATTTAGAAAAAGGTTGTATATGCTGGTGTACTATaagctagcacccattgtgtctatctctccctttccctttttgaaatgaccctccATATCTTTCCTTTATGATATCATGTAAgggcatagttagcaaaaacgggaatggcaaaagaatgaaaaacggacggtacgggttttaaacaatgaaaattttttacTGATAcagtaaagaaaaagagaatggtaaaaatgaaaacaaatggtacgggttttaaacgtgtagatttcaaacaaacgggAATAAAAAAAGGTAGTATTATcaaataaattaaggaattatcacatgaatatctgcatctaatgttcaaaataactacaatatccaacattaatgcatatacatcccatgtctcattataagttctaaaacatatcattgaatatcattcaacaccaattctaaattcaaaCATCTCACATATCCAAAGTCTTATTGAACAATGTGACTAgactatgatgttgttcattgctGTCAATATAGTCAATACACTCTCAAAGTGATATATGTTCAGTTGGAATTGAAAGTCATCACTCTAGAAATACTTTTCAGCAAATACATTAGTTTATAAATCAATTTCGGAGTCCATGCATTGAATTTGAGTGGAAGGCGACATGATGAAAAATATAGtccattgagttagcttcaagttggtgaaagaatcaggtcgattggagtttgggagagaaagatacagtcaattaagtagacattatgttaaaaaaatcaagtccTAAAAAATGCTATAAAAATGGAAACGTGTTTTAAATGTATTTAGAATGGGAGTGCTTGAAGTTTGTTGTTTTTTCCcgtatctttgggaagcatacgATAAAACGTGTTTTATatagtaaaaaatgaaaatgcgTTTAAACACATATTTGCTAACAGTgtgtaaggatgtgaatttgaaaccgaaatcgaacaGAGCCATTTGAACTGAAatcgcaaaaccgtttagtaaatggttcggttcttatttcaagtttaagaccagttagctaaacgggttggttcggttttaaccgtttaatccatcaatttcaaaccgaattaacaccgtgaaaatcgaaccgtttacattgtcaaaaccaatccgtttAACCAGTATAGCGATTTAATAGAATAAAGGGTTAACTGATGTGTTTTTAGTGCCTTATTCTCTTTAACTTTAGAACACTAATGATAAGTTGTGTTCATTAGTAGTTTTATTTGTATTTCACTTTctccatgtaatattttcttttgcttagttgtttgtttgttttaacaaaacataatgcattaatttagggaagaattaaggactaTATGGACTATCCAACTATTCAATAAATTACTTCTATTATGTAGTTACGTAGTTAAACTCTCGCTTATtcaatgtctcatttaatttgatacaagattaaagcatttatcaacaaaagcaaatttcaataagcatgcgaataaactagtaAACCGATTGCTAACAGTTTAAGACCATATGGACTAAACTgtgatcaaaaccatttaaaaccctaaaaccggcACTGTTTAAAAACCATGAAATCGAAACATTTAGTAAACTGTTCTGATTTCGGAAAATGCAactatttagtaaatgatttgattttgatttcaaccaaataaatgtgaatcgaaccgaaccaaatcaTATACACCGAAACCAAGCCCATTAACACTCTTAAATTATCATGTGCCCGTTGCCACATGCCATTTACCCTGTTGGTGCCGTCGCTAGCTTACCGTACACCCGCGGCATACCTGTCCCTCTCCCAATTCGTTCTCATCCAATCTCCCAGTTCCAGTTCCAGTTCCAGCAGCTCATAGCTCGTCAATGGCCGATGGCGGAATCGAGGAGAAGAGTCCTCTGGAACCACCGCCCCTACGTCCTCCTCCTGTAAGAgccccctcccctctctctcctccacttttcCTCGCTATTGCATCATAATTCATGCATCGTTTCTCTTTACGGAGTCTCATCCTACCCTTGATAATTTCACCTAGTAGATGAGCGAGAGTCTAATGCTAATCTATTTAATATATCTCCataatttgattcttgaaacGAAATGTTTTGTTGTATTTGATTGAATATCGGCTGGCTTCATTTCATTTGTGATCGGTGGGAGTAGTTCCTTGAGGTTGTCTGCAGAAGTTCTGGAAGTATAAGGCGATTCGCTGCTGGTACAGACGCTGGATTTGCCTTGTCTTTGATCAATCGAAAGCTTGGTTTAGGGATTCCACTTGCTTCACATATTGAGGCTgttaaagaaggggaagaacCTGTCAGTTTTGGTCCTACTTCAGTTCTCGCCGACTATGGAGAGGGTTGGACATTGCAGACGGTTGTGGAAGAAGGTATACAAGATGGGTTTTAGCAGAATTGTTCACATTTGAGTTGAGTCATCTTGGATAGTTCTATTTGGTTGGTATTTGCTCTGATTTGTGCCTCTCTGAAAACAGGTCATGGGAAAGGGAAGAAAGCGGATCAACCATCACCAGAACATGTTCCTATTGCAATGGTATGCACTCACCATCTTTCTCATTGGCTCTTCAACCCTGGATTTGGGAAGAAGGCTCTGGAGGGAGCCTTAGTTCTTTGATAGGTTTATGCTAGTGCCGAGGCCCTCTGATTAGTTGACCTTACTCCTTAGAGATCATGTCCCTCCATAATGCTAAAGCACTCTGATTAGCGGAATCCGCTTATGAGTTAAGAAAAGCTCTTGGTTGACCACACAGAACCACAAATCTGAAACTATAAACTCCACTACTATGACCTTAATCCGGCTTGGAAATGACAAATTTGTCTTCTAGACACCTAAAATAGGACAATTGGACTGTAAGTGTAGACCCAGCCTA
The Macadamia integrifolia cultivar HAES 741 unplaced genomic scaffold, SCU_Mint_v3 scaffold212, whole genome shotgun sequence DNA segment above includes these coding regions:
- the LOC122065783 gene encoding uncharacterized protein LOC122065783 isoform X1: MADGGIEEKSPLEPPPLRPPPFLEVVCRSSGSIRRFAAGTDAGFALSLINRKLGLGIPLASHIEAVKEGEEPVSFGPTSVLADYGEGWTLQTVVEEGHGKGKKADQPSPEHVPIAMKSDGLHPARRSPRESKPKNTSLYIGRIVLAFVIMFVFGAMFTLLLENLPRIILSLTQFM
- the LOC122065783 gene encoding uncharacterized protein LOC122065783 isoform X2 codes for the protein MADGGIEEKSPLEPPPLRPPPFLEVVCRSSGSIRRFAAGTDAGFALSLINRKLGLGIPLASHIEAVKEGEEPVSFGPTSVLADYGEGWTLQTVVEEGHGKGKKADQPSPEHVPIAMAYGAQTGFFESGIAPILLLKWRNLEGSGN